A stretch of Chitinophaga caeni DNA encodes these proteins:
- a CDS encoding glycosyltransferase family 4 protein, which produces MRVLFQSRKTLFDAPGGDTIQLLKTKKYLEKLGVEVHVSTELTPDVSTFDLVHVFNLMRAQESLLQVKNAKEYGKPVALSTIYGLYTDFEKRGRGGIASKLFKYLGPFQIEYVKTFARTFIGKELHMGSISTLLRGIYSTMKEIVDNTDIFLPNSESEMSRVISDFNIINPLYQVIPNAVDVNLFDPNKVEVDSQFQKYKDCILSVARIEGRKCQLDLVKAVEGTNYKLVLLGKPGANNLGYYNRVRELASENVHFIDHLEHDKLPQFYKLAKVHALISWMETPGLSSIEAGVMGTNIVVTPNGDTYDYFQDYAYYCDPGNISSIRRALDQAFNAPLPLKLRERILDNYTWEKAAEATYKAYRKIVL; this is translated from the coding sequence ATGAGAGTTCTATTTCAGTCTCGTAAAACATTATTCGATGCTCCTGGTGGGGATACCATACAATTGTTGAAAACAAAAAAGTACCTTGAAAAACTAGGTGTTGAGGTTCATGTTTCCACGGAATTGACGCCCGATGTTTCAACTTTCGACTTAGTGCATGTATTTAATTTGATGAGAGCGCAAGAATCGTTGCTTCAAGTAAAGAATGCGAAGGAATATGGGAAACCCGTGGCGCTTTCAACTATTTATGGTTTATATACCGATTTTGAAAAAAGGGGACGTGGAGGAATAGCTAGCAAATTGTTTAAGTATCTTGGCCCGTTCCAGATAGAATATGTGAAAACATTTGCCCGAACATTTATTGGCAAAGAATTACATATGGGGAGTATTAGTACTTTGCTAAGAGGAATTTATAGTACTATGAAGGAAATTGTCGATAATACAGATATATTTCTGCCAAATTCTGAATCTGAGATGTCAAGAGTTATTTCCGATTTTAATATAATTAACCCTCTTTATCAAGTTATTCCTAATGCGGTAGATGTGAACCTTTTTGATCCAAATAAAGTGGAAGTTGATTCACAGTTCCAGAAATATAAAGATTGTATATTATCTGTTGCTAGAATAGAGGGTAGAAAATGTCAATTGGATCTTGTCAAGGCTGTTGAAGGGACGAATTATAAATTAGTGTTATTAGGTAAACCAGGCGCTAATAATCTTGGTTATTATAATCGTGTTAGAGAGTTGGCTAGCGAAAACGTTCACTTTATTGATCATTTAGAACATGATAAATTACCTCAGTTTTATAAATTGGCGAAAGTTCATGCTTTAATAAGCTGGATGGAAACTCCCGGGCTATCCTCTATTGAAGCAGGTGTAATGGGGACAAATATTGTTGTTACTCCCAATGGTGATACATATGATTACTTTCAAGATTATGCATACTATTGCGATCCCGGAAATATTAGTTCAATTAGGCGGGCGCTTGATCAAGCATTTAATGCCCCCTTACCTTTAAAACTTAGAGAGAGAATTTTAGATAATTATACTTGGGAAAAGGCTGCTGAGGCGACATATAAGGCTTACCGTAAAATCGTTCTATAA
- a CDS encoding O-antigen ligase family protein: MMHEKVLNRIFLISFIYLVPLFDSITGLLVRGDSIQAGGIGSPSQLIRLYIITLSIFIIRSNVNYIYITLGSCYLLFIEIVSFCFHKDVSGLLYGLVFSYKFFYSIFIYLALKKIFNESNYSFSDVLKFIRNFLFFLCIIILVGNILAIKVGISSSIFRSKGLFPSGNGLGLLLGVLSLIMRLGANEKILNSFTDKIVYFLTLVCLVLVATKASVIFLILNAAVMFFALHPIARYIGLFVVSIIIAIFWTNIIYGLNLAFDVIIFRFENKESWLQFILSGRENYINTAVDTFEKSPWYFPRFIFGAGSFLSYELPSDFTLSYKMLEMDGVDVFFMYGLIGLIIYVLFFIYLTIRSFEISRILGWGAVALFLHSLMAGHTIFNGLSATAIVFILLLKNFHPKTNKKEYINYESSISVS, from the coding sequence ATGATGCATGAAAAAGTGTTAAATAGAATATTCTTAATATCTTTCATATACCTTGTTCCATTATTCGACAGCATAACGGGATTGCTTGTTCGTGGCGATTCAATACAGGCAGGGGGAATAGGTTCTCCATCTCAATTGATACGTTTATATATTATCACTCTTTCAATTTTTATCATACGCTCGAATGTAAACTATATCTATATAACACTAGGCTCTTGCTATTTACTTTTTATTGAGATTGTTTCGTTTTGCTTTCACAAGGATGTTTCAGGGTTATTATATGGCCTCGTTTTTTCTTATAAGTTTTTTTATTCTATTTTTATTTACCTAGCACTAAAGAAAATATTTAACGAATCTAATTATTCCTTTAGCGATGTCCTTAAATTTATAAGGAATTTTTTATTTTTTTTATGTATAATAATTTTAGTTGGGAACATACTAGCCATTAAAGTAGGGATTTCTTCATCAATATTTCGATCGAAAGGACTGTTCCCATCAGGCAATGGTTTAGGTTTATTGCTCGGAGTTTTGTCTTTAATTATGAGATTAGGTGCCAATGAGAAGATATTGAATTCTTTTACTGATAAAATAGTCTACTTTTTGACTTTAGTATGTCTCGTATTGGTAGCAACGAAAGCGTCAGTTATCTTTTTGATATTAAATGCGGCTGTAATGTTTTTTGCTTTACATCCAATTGCAAGGTATATCGGCTTGTTTGTCGTAAGTATAATTATAGCTATATTCTGGACTAATATAATATATGGACTTAATTTGGCTTTTGATGTTATAATATTCAGGTTTGAAAATAAGGAATCTTGGTTGCAATTTATTTTGAGTGGAAGGGAGAATTACATCAATACTGCTGTTGATACATTTGAAAAGTCACCGTGGTATTTTCCTCGGTTCATTTTTGGTGCAGGTTCATTTCTATCTTATGAACTACCAAGCGATTTTACATTAAGTTATAAAATGTTAGAAATGGATGGGGTTGATGTTTTTTTCATGTATGGTTTAATAGGGTTAATAATATATGTATTGTTCTTTATTTACTTAACTATCAGGTCATTTGAGATATCTAGAATTTTGGGTTGGGGAGCTGTTGCTTTATTTTTACATTCACTGATGGCTGGGCATACAATATTTAATGGTTTATCAGCTACAGCAATTGTTTTTATATTATTATTAAAAAATTTTCATCCTAAGACAAACAAAAAGGAATATATAAATTATGAGAGTTCTATTTCAGTCTCGTAA
- a CDS encoding glycosyltransferase family 4 protein — protein sequence MKEIAFIIFSDLNPANGGVETWLRLFLREVRNNPKYKSSHISIYYCDRGNETQSEFIHGCIPGQINYIPIRNGGNKGLFANFITLYQFHSAVLKRIRQAGIPIVVSLGSYPTGIIVWMLLFLMNYRRKCNHVVWLRTTLSMHIRNYRIRSLFPLISIFEAKALLNASLVISNGWDTQSNYKKEYRIDSKVIPNAIDLSRYEYIPELPTKKPDKIQIAFIGRFFSAKGCDNFVNAIKIFNNKYIDLVDKVDFLFVGWGEDRIEKFASKTVNCTLLGRISNDLMPKVLENAHVGLVLTKANNSDAGGSGVSNSLLELMASGKIIVAYDNIIYKQFPRSDCMLYIEENNDVALANTFYEIFFDWDKARLLAKNAREYAREFSIEKHVKLAMETITMLEDKGIK from the coding sequence ATGAAAGAAATTGCATTCATAATATTTTCTGATTTGAATCCTGCAAATGGAGGAGTAGAAACTTGGCTCCGTTTGTTTTTAAGGGAAGTTCGAAACAATCCTAAATATAAATCCTCACATATTTCTATTTATTATTGCGATCGGGGAAACGAAACGCAATCGGAATTTATTCATGGATGCATTCCGGGGCAAATAAATTACATTCCTATAAGGAATGGCGGTAATAAGGGGCTTTTTGCAAATTTCATTACGTTATATCAATTCCATTCTGCTGTTTTAAAGAGAATAAGACAAGCTGGCATTCCGATCGTAGTTTCCCTCGGAAGTTATCCTACGGGGATTATTGTTTGGATGCTTTTGTTTCTTATGAATTATAGACGTAAATGCAATCATGTGGTTTGGTTAAGAACAACATTAAGTATGCATATAAGGAATTACAGGATAAGATCATTGTTTCCATTGATTTCAATATTTGAAGCAAAAGCATTATTGAATGCTAGCCTAGTAATTTCTAATGGCTGGGATACACAATCGAATTATAAAAAAGAGTACAGAATTGATTCTAAAGTTATACCTAATGCGATTGATTTATCGAGATATGAGTACATTCCAGAATTGCCAACTAAGAAGCCAGATAAAATTCAAATAGCCTTCATTGGCAGGTTTTTTAGTGCTAAAGGATGTGATAATTTCGTGAATGCGATCAAGATATTTAATAACAAGTATATTGATTTGGTTGATAAAGTGGATTTTCTATTTGTTGGTTGGGGAGAAGATAGAATTGAAAAATTTGCAAGTAAAACGGTCAATTGCACTTTATTAGGGCGCATTTCAAATGATTTAATGCCTAAAGTTTTAGAGAATGCCCATGTTGGCCTCGTTTTGACCAAAGCTAATAATTCTGATGCAGGAGGGAGTGGCGTTTCAAATAGTTTATTGGAGCTAATGGCATCAGGAAAAATAATTGTTGCATATGACAACATAATCTACAAGCAATTTCCAAGAAGTGATTGTATGTTGTATATAGAAGAAAATAATGATGTGGCATTAGCAAATACGTTTTATGAGATATTTTTTGATTGGGATAAAGCTAGATTGCTAGCTAAAAATGCTAGGGAATATGCACGGGAATTTTCAATTGAGAAGCATGTAAAGCTAGCTATGGAAACAATTACAATGCTTGAGGATAAAGGGATTAAATGA